In the genome of Planctomyces sp. SH-PL62, the window AGCCGAAGCGTCGGGCGCGGTATCGCGGCCGGAATCCTCGTCATTTCCACGAGAAATACAAGGAGCACCAGCCCGATCGCTACCCGGACGACGTGGCGAAGGTGATCGCCGGGGGGAAGACGCCCGCCGGGGCGCACCGGCCGATCATGGTGGCCGAGATCCTGGACGCGCTCGGGCCCCGGCCGGGGGACGTGGCCGTGGATTGCACGCTCGGCTACGGCGGCCACGCCCGCGAGATCCTCGCGGCCGTCCAGCCGGGCGGGCGGCTGCTCGGCCTCGACGCCGACCCGATCGAACTCCCCAGGACCGAGGCCCGGCTTCGAAGCCTCGGCTTCCCCGCCGATTCGCTCGTCGTGCGGCGCTCGAATTTCGCGGGCCTGCCCCGGTTCCTCGCCGACGAGGCGCCCGAGGGGGCGGACGTCCTGCTCGCGGATCTCGGCCTCTCCTCCATGCAGATCGACGACCCCGCGCGGGGGTTCAGCTTCAAGGCGACCGGCCCGCTCGACATGCGGATGAACCCGACGCGAGGCCGTTCGGCCTCGGCCCTGCTGTCGGAGCTGGGCGAGGCGGGCCTGGCCCGGCTCCTCGTCGAGAACTCCGACGAGCCCCACGCCCGCGAGATCGCCGAGGCGATCCTCCGGGCGCACGCGCGCGAGCCGCTCGAGACCACCCAGGCGCTCGCGGCGGTCGTCCGCGAGGCCGCCGCCCGCAGGCTCCGGATCTCCGGCGACGCCGCGTCGGATCTCGTCCGCCGGGTCTTCCAGGCGATCCGGATCGCGGTGAACGACGAGTTCGGCTCTCTCGACGCGCTGCTCCGCGCCTTGCCCACCTGCCTCAAGCCGGGGGGGCGGGTCGCCATCCTCTCGTTCCATTCCGGCGAGGACCGGCGCGTGAAATCGGCGTTCAAGGCGGGCCTTCGCGAAGGCGTTTATGCGTCGATCGCCGAGGAAGTCGTCCGCGCCTCCGCCGAGGAGCGGCGCGACAACCCCCGCTCCTCCTCGGCGAAGCTCCGATTCGCGGTCCGCCAGGGCTGAGGGCGTCGGTTCCCCGCCGATGCCGACCCGCCTGACAGGCTCTGACGAAACCGGGCTTTTTCAGAAGACGTCGTGATGCAGGATGCGGAATCAGACGACGCCGGCCGCCAGCGTCGTCCGGGCGTCCATGATCACGCCGAGCCGGTCGTACCGCGCCCGCACCCACCGCAGCCCCTTATCCAGGCCCGCCCTGCCCGAAGGGCCCGCCCGATCCCGGGGGCTCACTGTACGCCTGTTGACTTTTTGCCGATAACTGGTTCCAATCCCCTGAGCCGGCCCAGCTCCGGCCATAGACCAATCCTCGCCTGGAGGACGACCATGCTCGCGCACGCGGTCACGCCGATCCTGAACGTCTCGGATATCCTCGAGAGCTTCGCCTGGTTCGAGAAGCTCGGGTGGACCAGGGGCTTCGACTGGGGCAGTCCGCCGACCTTCGGCGCGGTGTGCTCGGGTGAGTTCGAAATTTTCCTCTGTCAGGGCGCGCAGGGCGGTCGGGGCCGGAGCGGACTGCCGACGACGAAGGGCCACGGCGAGGCGGGCGACAAGGGCGTCTGGATATCGATTTGGGTGGACGACGTCGACGCCATCTACCGTCACTGCCTCGAGCAGGGCGTCGAGGTCACGATGCCGCCGACCGACGAGCCGTGGAACGTGCGCGAGATGCACATCCGCCATCCCGACGGCCACGTCTTCCGGATCAGCAAGGCGATCGAGAGGGCGGGGCGATCCCGATAAGGCCGGAAGGATCGGTTCATGGCAGCATACGTCGCCCTCCTCCGGGCTGTGAACGTCGGCGGCACCGGCAAGCTTCCCATGAGCGACCTCAAGGCGCTCTGCGAGAAGGCGGGCTTCGGCAAGGTGCGCACCTATATCGCCAGCGGCAATCTCGTCTTCGAGAGCCACGAGTCGGCGTCGCGGCTCAAGGCCGCCCTGGAGACCGCTCTGGCCGCTTACGCCGGGAAGCCGGTCGGCGTCTTCGTGCGTACGGCGGCCGAGATGGCGCAGGTCCTCGCGGGCAACCCATTCCCGGACGCGCCGCAGAACCGGACCGTGGCCATTTTCCTCGACGGTCCCCCGCCCGCCGATACCCTGGAGCGGATCTCGGGCGTGGACGGCGAGGAACTCCGGCTCGGACGGCGCGAGATCTACGTCCGCTATGGCGATAATATGGGCCGATCCAGGCTGAAAATCCCTGCCGCCAGGGACGGGACCGCGAGGAACATCAACACGATCGCCAGGCTTGCGGAGATGGCGGCCGAACTCTGACGCGGCTCCGCTCGAATCGAAGCGTTCAGGCAAATCGAGTCTACGGATCAAAAGGCGAGGTGAAGCGACGAAGGCCCTGGATGCCATCCGGACCAGGCGCGGAGCCGGCGGTGCGCCGTCCGACCGGAGCCGCCGAGTTCGGCCGGGACGTCCTCCCAGCGGGCCCCGTCGGCCGGCACGAACCAGCTCGCACGGACGACGGCCCGGCGCCCCACCCGAGACCGGCCGCCCTCCAGCCCGAGGGGCTGCTCCGGCGGCGGATGATGGGCGACGGTCTCGAAGGACTCGTCCGGCATGCGGGCCTTCGCCATGGCGCGGGCCTGATGCCAGCGGGTGTTGTCATACCAAATCGCCTCGATCACCGACCATTGGGCGCCACGGGTTCGTCCCCGAACCCGTGGCACCCGAAGCCCCTCGGCAAACGCGAGTCATCAAAGCAATTACGTATCAGTGCCTATAAGATCAGGTCAGGTCTCGCCGGGGGGGGGAAGTCCTGGGCGAACCGGGCCTGGAGCGTCGGGCTCCCGGCTCGGGCGACGACGTCGGCGAGGCGCTCGACCAGTTTCGGGTCGTGCTTGTGGATCTTCAGGGCGTCCATCGCGGCGCGGGCGGTCGCTTCGGAGTCGTCGGCGACGAGATCGAGGAGGGCGTCGATCGCGGCCGAGGCGCGGAGCATGGCCACGGCCAGGAGGAGGGTCTCGCGGACCGTCTGCGAATTGGCGGTCTGGAAGCGATCGAGCAGGGGGCCGAGGGCCTGCGGGAACCGGGCGT includes:
- the rsmH gene encoding 16S rRNA (cytosine(1402)-N(4))-methyltransferase RsmH — encoded protein: MTDPIPEKPKRRARYRGRNPRHFHEKYKEHQPDRYPDDVAKVIAGGKTPAGAHRPIMVAEILDALGPRPGDVAVDCTLGYGGHAREILAAVQPGGRLLGLDADPIELPRTEARLRSLGFPADSLVVRRSNFAGLPRFLADEAPEGADVLLADLGLSSMQIDDPARGFSFKATGPLDMRMNPTRGRSASALLSELGEAGLARLLVENSDEPHAREIAEAILRAHAREPLETTQALAAVVREAAARRLRISGDAASDLVRRVFQAIRIAVNDEFGSLDALLRALPTCLKPGGRVAILSFHSGEDRRVKSAFKAGLREGVYASIAEEVVRASAEERRDNPRSSSAKLRFAVRQG
- a CDS encoding bleomycin resistance family protein; translated protein: MLAHAVTPILNVSDILESFAWFEKLGWTRGFDWGSPPTFGAVCSGEFEIFLCQGAQGGRGRSGLPTTKGHGEAGDKGVWISIWVDDVDAIYRHCLEQGVEVTMPPTDEPWNVREMHIRHPDGHVFRISKAIERAGRSR
- a CDS encoding DUF1697 domain-containing protein, coding for MAAYVALLRAVNVGGTGKLPMSDLKALCEKAGFGKVRTYIASGNLVFESHESASRLKAALETALAAYAGKPVGVFVRTAAEMAQVLAGNPFPDAPQNRTVAIFLDGPPPADTLERISGVDGEELRLGRREIYVRYGDNMGRSRLKIPAARDGTARNINTIARLAEMAAEL
- a CDS encoding transposase, whose amino-acid sequence is MIEAIWYDNTRWHQARAMAKARMPDESFETVAHHPPPEQPLGLEGGRSRVGRRAVVRASWFVPADGARWEDVPAELGGSGRTAHRRLRAWSGWHPGPSSLHLAF